From a single Athene noctua chromosome 2, bAthNoc1.hap1.1, whole genome shotgun sequence genomic region:
- the DSP gene encoding desmoplakin isoform X2 — translation MSMNGGSHPRINTLGRMARAESGTDLRYEMSSHVVGGGGGGTHTHKTYYYQKTYGGDYASDGYGQNGTCTVSRRQNTIQELLQNCSDCLMRAELIVQPELKYGDGVQIRGNRDLEECFAQANDQMDILDGLIREMRQMGQPCEMYQKRLLQLQEQMRALYKAISVPRARRASSKGGGCYSSQSGSGWDEYTKRVTSECLNWMRQQKAEMELVKWGFDAASIEQQIGDHRRTHNAIGDYRWHLDKVKTDLREKAAVHQLEEEYEGLLKYSFERMDQLRQFQNLIQATSREIMWINDCEEEELLYDWSDRNTDISRKQEAFSKRMSELELKEKELNKLKQESDQLVLNQHPASDKIEAYMDTLQTQWSWILQITKCIDVHLKENAAYFQFFEEAQATECYLKNLQDSIRKKFICDKSMSLQSLLEQIKELENERERILEYKRQVQSLVNKSKKIVQLKPRNPDYRSNKPIILKALCDYKQDLKTVRKGDECILKDNNERSKWLVTGPGGVDMLVPSVSLIIPPPNPLAVDLATKIEQYYEAILALWNQLYINMKSLVSWHYCMIDIEKIRAMTIAKLKTMRKEDYQKIITDLEIHYQEFLRNSQGSEMFGDEDKRKIQTQFTDAQKHYQTLIIQLPNQSRQPQTVVPTESCPVGSSNTIIVNERNREHEKQEAWLLMELQKLRRQIEASEIQMVQRAPLGVDQGAVHDFSVRIKDLEGVQNDSQIMAETLNKHKDLLPNFRGCEKYVYLQSEINALFQKLENINGVSAGYLDSLNALRCLLQVILQTEDVIRVFEVRLSEEETVPLDLDKVEAYRACLKKMKGDLNMKKSLLNALENELQKTLQIHAQSCQSYTLYDMDIGKFCDKVTQLIDRWQRVDKQIDNRSWDLERQIKQLKTYRDLYQALCKWICDAKRRQDSIESTKLCDCNTIMRYLHDQKNLHSEICGKRDKVEELLKHADQCSAAIKDYELQVASYSSGLETLLNIPIKKSVVQSPAVLILQEASEAQSRYIELLTRSGDYYRFLSEMLKSMEDLKMKTTKIELLEEELRLARDSNSETSNKHKFLEQNLQKYQMDISQLKAKLMSLEEMKRQAEMDGNSAKQNLDKCYAQIKDLNDRITRLTYETEDEKRKRKLLEDRYEQQKNDYDQLQKTRQNEKDSLGWQKLESEKVIKEKEYEIERLRVLLQDEGTRKREYENELAKVRNQFNEEMSNLKNKYETEINIKKTTIQQIAAQKDDDAKGLRAQVDRLTRENRDLKDEIVRLNDAILQTTDQRRRAEEDALQHKACSSEVSQQKHQLELELKQIIQLRGEDNSRYKQALEEAASTIQDKTKELERLKVQLQEEAKSRWELENELAKASNRIQESKNQYTHIMQERETLLIKMSALEQDKARLQRLEEELNRLKVTLESESRLKQRLESEKQQILNDLNQWKSQHSRTEESIRKIQCEREKSEREKNTLRSEIERLQMEIKRIEERYRCRLEETAVKNQSELESERLRLQREIEKLKQRPYGSHRSTQTEEDFCIDASKLLFSGLRKKITAMQLYECQLIDKLTLDKLLKGQRSVEEVAADIEPYLKGAGAIAGVSLSPRQKYSFVEAKRNQLLTAENAVLLLEAQAATGGVIDPHRNEMLTVDSAIARDLIDFDDREQIYTAEKAITGFKDPFSGKTVPVSEAIKKNLVDRETGIRLLEAQLAVGGIVDPVNSVFLPKDIALSRGLIDKDLYRIINNCQGTTKNFIDPTTKKAVTYMQLKEKCRIEPHTGLLLLPVQKRSMSFQGIRQPVSADALLEAGIIKESTRNDLERGAITVEEVSERIIDFLQGSSCIAGIYNEATKEKLGIYQAMKIGLVRPGTALELLEAQAATGFIVDPVSNVRLPVEEAYKRGLVGIEFKEKLLSAERAVTGYKDPETGNIISLFQAMNKELIERGHGIRLLEAQIATGGIIDPKESYRLPVETAYKRGYFNEELNQILSDPSDDTKGFFDPNTEENLTYLQLKERCIKDEATGLCLLPLREKKKVVHTSQKNTLRKRRVVIVDPETNREMSVQEAYSKGLIDYDTYTELAEQECEWEEITITGSDGSSRVVLVDRKTGSQYDIQDAIDKGLVERKFFDQYRSGSLSLTQFADMISCRNGTDEVFRHESVTRSPTVLSVRSSSSLIRSGSFSETPEECSPIAAIFDTENLEKISISEAIQRGIVDSITGQRLLEAQACTGGIICPTTGQRLSLQEAASQGIIDQDMATRLKPAQKAFIGFEGIKGGRKRMSAAEAVKEKWLPYEAGQRFLEFQYLTGGLVDPEVRGRISTEEAIRNGLIDGRAAQKLQDMNSYPKILTCPKTKLKISYKDAMNRSMVEDITGLKLLEAASVSSKGISSPYNVSSAPGSRSGSRSGSRSGSRSGSRRGSFDASASSSYSYSYSTFSSGSIGR, via the exons GCTGCTTCAACTTCAAGAGCAAATGCGTGCCCTGTACAAAGCCATCAGTGTTCCCCGCGCCAGGAGGGCCAGCTCCAAAGGCGGTGGTTGCTACTCCTCTCAGAGTGGCTCAGGCTGGGATGAGTACACGAAACGTGTCACAAGTGAATGCTTAAACTGGAtgaggcagcagaag GCTGAAATGGAGCTAGTGAAATGGGGGTTTGATGCAGCATCTATTGAGCAACAAATTGGTGACCACAGGAGAACTCACAATGCCATTGGAGACTATCGCTGGCACCTGGACAAAGTGAAAACAGATCTG CGAGAGAAGGCTGCAGTTCATCAGCTGGAAGAAGAATATGAAGGACTGCTG AAATACTCCTTTGAGAGAATGGATCAGCTCCGTCAATTCCAGAACCTCATCCAAGCCACCAGCAGAGAGATCATGTGGATCAATGactgtgaggaagaggagcttcTGTATGACTGGAGTGACAGGAACACTGACATCTCGAGGAAGCAGGAGGCCTTCTCT AAACGCATGAGTGAACTGGagcttaaagaaaaagaactcaacAAGCTAAAGCAAGAAAGTGACCAGCTAGTGCTCAACCAGCACCCTGCTTCAGACAAAATTGAG GCCTACATGGATACATTGCAAACTCAGTGGAGCTGGATTCTTCAGATCACCAAATGCATTGATGTTCATCTGAAAGAGAATGCAGCTTACTTTCAG TTCTTTGAAGAGGCCCAAGCCACAGAGTGCTACCTGAAAAACCTGCAAGACTCCATCAGAAAGAAGTTCATCTGTGATAAGAGCATGTCACTGCAATCTCTGCTGGAGCAGATCAAAGAGCTGGAG AATGAACGAGAGAGAATTCTTGAATACAAGAGGCAAGTGCAGAGTTTGGTGAATAAATCCAAGAAGATTGTGCAGTTGAAGCCACGTAACCCAGACTACCGGAGTAACAAGCCTATTATCCTCAAGGCTCTGTGTGACTACAAACAGGATCTG AAAACAGTGCGCAAAGGAGATGAATGTATCCTGAAGGACAATAATGAGCGCAGCAAGTGGCTGGTGACTGGCCCTGGAGGAGTGGATATGCTGGTGCCATCTGTTAGTCTTATCATCCCACCCCCCAATCCATTAGCAGTGGATCTTGCTACCAA AATTGAGCAGTACTATGAAGCAATTTTAGCTTTGTGGAACCAATTGTATATCAACATGAAGAGCCTGGTATCTTGGCATTATTGCATGATTGACATTGAGAAAATCAGAGCAATGACTATTGCCAAG ctgaaaacaaTGCGTAAGGAAGATTACCAAAAAATAATAACTGACCTGGAGATCCATTATCAAGAATTCCTCAGGAACAGCCAAGGCTCAGAGATGTTTGGCGATGAAGACAAACGAAAGATCCAGACTCAGTTCACTGATGCTCAGAAGCACTACCAAACCTTGATCATACAACTACCCAATCAATCACGGCAGCCACAAACAG TGGTCCCAACTGAGAGCTGTCCTGTGGGTTCCTCAAACACCATTATTGTTAATGAGAGAAACCGAGAACACGAGAAGCAGGAGGCCTGGCTGCTGATGGAGCTTCAGAAACTTCGGCGTCAGATTGAAGCTTCTGAGATTCAGATGGTTCAAAGAGCTCCTCTTGGAGTGGATCAAGGGGCTGTGCATGACTTTTCAGTCAGAATAAAGGATTTAGAG GGTGTGCAGAATGACTCTCAAATAATGGCTGAAACCCTCAATAAGCATAAGGACTTGCTGCCTAACTTCAGAGGCTGTGAAAAGTATGTGTACTTGCAGTCAGAGATAAATGCCCTATttcaaaaactggaaaatattaatGGTGTTTCTGCTGGCTACTTAGACAG cTTGAATGCATTGAGGTGTCTGCTCCAGGTTATTCTACAAACAGAAGATGTGATCAGAGTTTTCGAAGTCAGACTGTCTGAAGAGGAGACCGTTCCTTTGGATCTTGATAAAGTGGAGGCTTATCGGGCTTGTCTGAAG aaaatgaAAGGAGACCTAAACATGAAGAAGTCACTCCTGAATGCCCTGGAAAATGAGCTGCAGAAAACACTCCAGATTCACGCACAGTCTTGCCAGTCATATACCCTGTATGACATGGACATTGGAAAGTTCTGTGACAAAGTTACCCAGCTAATAGACCGTTGGCAGAGAGTTGATAAGCAGATAGATAACAG ATCATGGGATTTAGAAAGGCAAATCAAACAGCTGAAAACTTACCGAGATCTCTACCAGGCTCTGTGCAAATGGATCTGTGATGCCAAGCGCAGGCAAGATTCTATTGAGTCCACAAAGCTGTGTGACTGCAACACTATCATGAGATATCTACATGATCAGAAG aacTTGCACAGTGAAATCTGTGGGAAGCGAGACAAAGTTGAAGAGCTTCTCAAGCATGCAGATCAGTGCTCAGCTGCAATTAAG GATTATGAACTGCAGGTTGCTTCCTACAGTTCTGGATTAGAAACACTGCTCAACATACccatcaagaaaagtgtggttCAATCTCCTGCAGTGCTGATTCTACAAGAG GCTAGTGAGGCTCAGTCTCGCTACATAGAGCTTCTTACAAGATCAGGAGATTATTACAGATTCTTAAGTGAAATGTTGAAGAGCATGGAGGACTTGAAG ATGAAAACCACCAAAATCGAACTCCTGGAAGAAGAACTCAGGCTTGCCAGGGATTCAAATTCAGAGACAAGCAACAAACATAAATTCCTGGAGCAAAATCTGCAGAAGTACCAGATGGACATTTCTCAGCTCAAGGCAAAGCTGATGAGTTTGGAGGAGATGAAAAGACAAGCTGAAATGGATGGAAATTCTGCTAAGCAAAACCTGGACAAATGCTATGCCCAAATAAAGGATCTAAATGACAGAATCACCAGGCTGACTTATGAGACTgaagatgagaaaaggaaaaggaagttgCTGGAGGATAGATATGAACAGCAGAAGAATGACTATGACCAGCtgcagaaaacaagacaaaacgaGAAAGACAGCCTTGGTTGGCAAAAGTTAGAGTCTGAGAAGGTCATCAAGGAGAAGGAGTACGAGATAGAAAGATTAAGGGTTCTTCTTCAGGACGAAGGCACACGGAAGAGGGAATATGAAAATGAGCTGGCTAAGGTAAGAAACCAGTTTAACGAGGAGATGAGTAATTTAAAGAACAAGtatgaaacagaaattaatattaagaagACCACAATCCAGCAGATAGCTGCACAGAAAGATGATGATGCAAAAGGCCTCAGAGCCCAGGTTGACAGACTGACCAGAGAAAACAGAGACCTTAAGGATGAGATTGTGAGGCTGAACGATGCCATTCTGCAAACCACAGATCAACGGAGGAGGGCAGAAGAAGATGCTCTTCAGCACAAGGCTTGCAGTTCTGAGGTGTCACAGCAAAAGCATCAGTTAGAGCTGGAGCTGAAACAGATTATTCAGCTTCGTGGCGAAGACAACTCAAGATACAAGCAGGCGCTTGAGGAGGCTGCCTCAACTATTCAGGATAAAACTAAGGAGCTGGAAAGGCTAAAGGTTCAACTTCAGGAAGAGGCTAAAAGCCGATGGGAACTTGAAAATGAATTGGCTAAG GCATCCAATAGGATTCAAGAATCCAAAAATCAATATACTCACATTATGCAAGAAAGAGAAACCTTGCTGATAAAAATGAGTGCTTTGGAGCAAGACAAAGCCAGGCTGCAGAGATTAGAAGAGGAGCTAAACCGTTTGAAAGTTACCCTGGAATCAGAATCTCGTTTGAAGCAACGCCTGGAAAGTGAGAAGCAACAAATCCTGAATGACCTCAATCAGTGGAAGAGCCAGCACTCCCGGACAGAGGAATCTATAAGGAAGATCCAATGTGAGAGAGAGAAGAGCGAGAGGGAGAAGAACACTCTAAGGAGTGAGATTGAAAGGCTGCAGATGGAGATCAAACGGATTGAAGAGAGATACCGGTGCAGACTGGAAGAGACCGCTGTCAAAAACCAGTCAGAGTTGGAGTCCGAGCGTCTCAGGCTGCAAAGAGAGATTGAGAAACTCAAGCAACGCCCATACGGGTCCCACAGATCTACGCAGACTGAGGAAGACTTTTGTATTGATGCCTCCAAGTTGTTGTTCAGTGGGCTGCGGAAGAAGATTACAGCAATGCAGCTGTACGAGTGTCAACTGATAGACAAACTCACTCTGGATAAACTGCTGAAGGGgcagaggtcagtggaagaagtTGCAGCTGACATTGAACCCTACCTCAAAGGGGCGGGTGCTATTGCAGGGGTGTCTCTTTCACCCAGACAGAAATACTCTTTTGTTGAGGCCAAACGGAATCAGCTGCTTACAGCAGAAAATGCAGTCCTGCTCTTAGAAGCCCAGGCAGCAACAGGAGGCGTGATAGACCCACACCGAAATGAGATGTTAACTGTGGACAGTGCTATCGCCAGAGATCTGATCGACTTTGATGACAGAGAACAAATCTATACAGCAGAAAAGGCTATTACGGGATTTAAAGATCCTTTCTCTGGCAAAACCGTGCCAGTATCTGAAGCTATCAAGAAAAACTTGGTTGACAGAGAAACCGGGATCCGTCTGCTTGAAGCCCAGCTAGCTGTAGGAGGGATTGTTGATCCTGTCAACAGTGTTTTCCTACCCAAAGATATAGCTTTATCTCGTGGGTTGATTGACAAAGACCTGTACAGGATCATAAACAATTGCCAAGGCACTACAAAGAACTTCATTGATCCCACCACCAAAAAGGCAGTCACTTACatgcagctgaaggaaaaatgTAGGATTGAACCACACACTGGTCTGCTGCTCCTCCCAGTGCAGAAGAGGAGTATGTCATTCCAAGGAATCAGGCAGCCTGTCTCAGCAGATGCACTGCTCGAGGCTGGAATTATTAAGGAATCAACAAGGAATGACTTGGAAAGAGGTGCAATTACAGTGGAGGAAGTGAGTGAGAGAATCATTGATTTCCTTCAAGGCTCTAGCTGTATTGCGGGTATCTACAATGAGGCTACTAAAGAGAAACTTGGCATTTACCAGGCTATGAAAATAGGTTTGGTTAGACCGGGGACAGCCCTTGAACTCCTAGAAGCCCAGGCAGCCACAGGGTTCATAGTGGATCCTGTCAGCAATGTGAGGCTGCCCGTTGAGGAAGCTTACAAAAGAGGCCTTGTTGGAATTGAATTTAAAGAGAAGCTTCTCTCTGCTGAAAGAGCTGTCACTGGGTACAAAGACCCAGAAACTGGAAACATCATTTCGCTGTTTCAAGCAATGAACAAAGAACTCATAGAGAGAGGCCATGGCATTCGTTTGTTGGAGGCCCAGATTGCTACCGGAGGGATCATTGACCCCAAAGAGAGCTACCGCTTGCCAGTAGAGACAGCCTACAAGCGTGGCTACTTCAATGAAGAGCTTAACCAGATCCTTAGTGATCCAAGCGATGACACCAAAGGGTTCTTTGATCCCAACACAGAGGAGAACTTGACATACTTGCAGCTGAAAGAAAGATGCATAAAGGATGAAGCAACAGGGCTCTGCCTTCTGCCCCTGAGAGAGAAGAAGAAGGTGGTGCACACCTCACAGAAGAATACCCTTAGGAAGCGCCGGGTTGTCATTGTAGATCCAGAAACAAACCGTGAAATGTCTGTGCAGGAGGCGTACAGCAAAGGCCTCATAGATTATGACACCTACACAGAACTAGCTGAACAGGAGTGTGAGTGGGAAGAAATAACTATTACAGGATCAGATGGTAGCAGTAGAGTAGTCCTTGTCGACAGAAAAACAGGCAGCCAGTACGACATCCAAGATGCTATTGATAAAGGTCTGGTTGAGAGGAAGTTTTTTGACCAGTACCGTTCTGGCAGCTTAAGCCTGACGCAGTTTGCAGACATGATTTCCTGCCGTAACGGCACTGATGAGGTGTTTCGGCATGAGTCAGTGACTCGGTCCCCCACAGtgctgagtgtcaggagctcTTCTTCACTGATCAGGAGTGGTTCTTTCTCAGAGACTCCAGAAGAGTGCAGTCCTATTGCAGCCATATTTGACACAGAAAACTTGGAGAAAATCTCCATTTCAGAAGCCATACAGCGGGGCATCGTGGATAGCATCACCGGGCAGCGATTACTTGAAGCTCAGGCCTGCACAGGGGGCATAATATGCCCTACTACAGGCCAGAGGCTTTCGCTTCAGGAAGCTGCCAGTCAAGGCATCATTGATCAGGATATGGCCACACGTCTCAAACCAGCCCAGAAGGCCTTCATAGGGTTTGAAGGCATAAAAGGTGGGCGCAAGAGGATGTCAGCAGCTGAAGCAGTGAAGGAAAAATGGTTGCCTTACGAGGCTGGGCAGCGGTTCCTTGAATTCCAGTACCTCACTGGAGGTCTTGTGGACCCAGAAGTGCGTGGAAGAATAAGTACTGAAGAAGCCATTAGGAATGGATTGATTGATGGTCGCGCTGCCCAGAAATTGCAAGACATGAACAGCTATCCCAAAATTCTGACCTGCCCCAAGACCAAACTGAAAATATCCTACAAAGATGCAATGAATCGGTCAATGGTGGAAGACATCACCGGGCTTAAACTCTTGGAAGCAGCCTCTGTTTCATCTAAAGGCATATCCAGTCCCTACAATGTCTCCTCAGCACCCGGCTCTCGTTCTGGCTCTCGCTCTGGCTCACGTTCAGGCTCACGCAGTGGGTCTAGAAGGGGAAGTTTTGACGCATCAGCAAGCTCTTCGTATTCTTACTCATACTCAACCTTCAGCAGTGGGTCTATTGGGCGCTAA